TCGGCCAGGAGGTGATCCGGGTGACCGCCGGCAAGCGCGTCCACGGCACCAGCGCCATCCCCGGCGGGGTCAACAAGACCCTCACGGTGGCGGAGCGGGACACCCTGCTCAAGGGCGTCTACGACGCCATCAAGTGGAGCCGTGAGGCGGTGCACATGGCGCGGCGCCTGTTCGAGCAGGATCCCGACACCTTCAACGGCTTCGGCCGTTTCGACGCCCATGCCCTGGGGCTGGTACGCGCCGACGGCGCCATGGACCTCTACCATGGCGGCCTGCGCGCCCGCACCATGGCCGGCGATACTCTCTTCGACCACGTGGACTACAACCGTTACTGGGACTACATCCGCGAACAGGTCAAGCCCTGGTCCTACATGAAGTTCCCGTATCTGCGCAGCCTCGGCCCCGATGCCGGCTGGTACCGCGTCGGTCCCCTCGCCCGCGTCGCCCTGTGCGATTTCATACCCAGCCCCTTCGCCGAGCGCGAGCGCAAGGAGTTCCTCGCCTACGACGGCGGGCGCGCGGCCGGCGCCACCCTGGGCTACCACTGGGCGCGCATGATCGAGATGCTCCACGCCGCCGAGGTGATCAAGGATCTGCTCCACGACGACGCCGTCCTGGGCACCGAACTGCGGGCACAGGGCGAGCGCCAGGCTCGCGGTGTGGGGGTGATCGAGGCCCCCCGCGGCACCCTGATCCACCACTACCGGGTGAACGAGGAGGACCTGGTGGTGCGGGCCAACCTCATTGTCTCCACCACCCACAACAACCACGCCATGAACGCCGCCATCCGCCAGGTGGCGAGGACCTACTTCGACGGCCGCGAGCTCACCGAGGGCCTGCTGAACCACATCGAGGTGGCCATCCGCGCCTTCGATCCCTGCCTCTCCTGTGCCACCCACGCCCTCGGCCGCATGCCCCTGGAAGTGACCCTGGTGGATGCCGGCGGCAACACGGTGGGCCGGGCCCTGCGCCACCACGGGGAGGCCTGTTGACGGCACCCCGCCTGGTCATCGGCATCGGCAACCCCAGCCGCGGCGATGATGCCCTCGGTCCCGCCTGCATCGAGGGCCTGGAGGCCCTGGCCCCGCCCCACACCGAGCTGTTGACGGACTTCCAGCTCCAGGTGGAGTACCTGCTGGACCTCGCCGGTCGCCGGGAGGTGATCTTCGTGGATGCCGACGCCGCGGGCCCGGCGCCCTTTCGCTTCGCCCCCGTGGCCGCCAGCGGCGGGCCCGCCTGCACCACCCACGCCGTGCCCCCCGGCGATATCCTCGCCGCCTACCACCGGCACTACGGCACGCCGCCCCCGGCGAGCCACGTCCTGGCCATCCGCGGTTACTGCTTCGACCTGGGCGCACCCCTGTCGGGGGCGGCCGCCGCCAACCTCGAGGCCGCCCTGGCCTTCCTGGCCCAGCGCCTCGCCGCCGACCCCGGCACGGACACGGCCGCCGCCCCTCAGGGCCCCCGGTAGACCACCCGCAGGGAGACGGCCCGCGCCGGCAACGGGCCGAGGTCCACCTCGAAGCGGCCCCGCTGGGTATGGCGGGCCGGCGTCTCCCGCCTCACTTCTCCATGGCCCGCGGCGAGCACGGCCCCGGCGCCATCCAACACCTCCACCCGCACCCGGCCCGCCAGGCGCCGCCCGGGATGAACGGCGGCCGCCCTGATGCCGCCACTGACGCGGATCCCGGCCTCCTCCGGCACCACCCGGACATCGTAGGGCGTACCCCACACCGTTGTCGCCACCGCCACGGATGGCAGCGCGGGCGTCCCGGCCATGGCGTTTGAGACCACCATCAGGGCCGCCGCGATCAACCAGCCGACTGCACACCATCTTTTCATAACGACACCTCGACATGCGGTAACCACGGGCCCTCCGCGCCGGAGGATCCCATCAGGATCCCGAGCATAGCGTGGGGTAGCTGACCAAACCCTGAAGGCCGCCGTCAGCCTTTCGTCAGGTGGGTTGTGGCCGAATGTCGTCATCGTAACCACGCCCCCCACAGGAGAAACCACGTGTCACCATCACCCGCCAGCCCCATGGCCCCCTGGGTCATCGCCCTGGTCCTGCTGTCGAATACCGGCGGAGCCGCGGCGGCGACCCTCGGCGAGGCGGTGACGGCGGCCTACGAGCGCCACCCCGAACGCGCTCTCGTGGACGCCCGGCAGGGCCTCGCGGCGGCCCTGGAGAACCGTGCCGACCAACCCTTCGCCGCCGATCCGGCATTCAACCTGCGTTACGACACCGACGCCGTGGGCGCCGGCGATGGTTTCCGAGAGTGGGAGGGCGGCATCAACCTGCCCCTGTGGTGGCCCGGACAACGCGCCGCCCAAACCCAGGAGGCGGACCGCACCCGGGACACCGCCGCCGCCCTGGCGGCCGCTCAGCGCCTGGAAGTGGCCGGCGAGGTGCGGCAACGGCTGTGGGCGGTGGCCCTGGCCCGCGGTACCCACGCCGAGGCGGGCCGCGCCCTCGACAGCGCCCGCGGGCTCGAACGGGACGTCACCCGGCGTGTGGCGGCCGGCGAATTGGCCCGCCAGGACCTGTTGCTGGCCCGCCAGGAGACCGCCGCCCGCGAGGACGCTTTGGAACAGGCCGCCAACCGTCTGGAACAAGCCGAAGGGCGTTTCCAGCGCTATACGGGCATGGACGAGATCCCCGCGGCCCATGCCGAGATGGTGTCGCAGGATCGTGAGCTGGCGGACTCCCATCCCCGGCTGGTGCTGGCCGCGACCGCCCTGGAGCGGACACGGGCCCAGCGCCGGCGGGTGGCCGCGGAACGCCGTGCCCCCGCCGACTTGTGGCTGGGCGGAGTGAACAGCCGCGACGCCCGCGGCCAGGGTTTCGACTCATCCATCGCCGTGGAGATCACCGTGCCCTTCGGCATGGGCGCCCACAACGCCCCGGCCCTGGCGGCAGCGGAATCCGAGGTCACCCGCGCCGCGGCTGAGGCCAGGAGTCTCCGGCGCAGCTTGCGAGGCACCGCGGAGGCCGCCGCCCTGGAACTCGAGCGCACCCGCGTCGCATTGGATCGGGCCCGCCAGCGCCAGGATCTGGCCGCCGAGTTCCTGGACCTCAGACGCCGTGCCTTCGAACTCGGCGAGACGGACCTGGTGCGGTTGCTGCAGGCCCGGGCCGACGCCGTCACCGCCCATGGCCAACTGGAGACCCGGCGCCTGGAAGCGGGCCAGGCCGCCGCCCGCCTCAACCAAGCCCTGGGAGTGATACCCCGATGAGATCCCCTGTCGCCGCCCTGTTCCTCGCCCTGCCCCTGGGGGTCCTCGCCCAGGCCCCCGAATTGCTCGAACTGAGCCCGCAACAGACCCAGGCCTTCGGCATCGAGACCGTGGCCGTACAGCCCGTGGAGCATGCCCTGGGCCAGGACTATCCCGCGCAGGTAACGGTGCCCAACGCCCAGTTGCGGGTGGTGAGCACTCCTCTGGACGGCGTAGTGGAGGCCCTGCTGGTGGCCGAGGGTGAGACCGTGGCCCGGGACCAGCCCCTCGCCCGCATCCGCAGCAGCGAGCTGCTGGACCTGCAGACCGCCTACCTGGAGACCCGCTCCCGACGCCTGCTCGCCGCCGAGACCCTGGAACGGGAGCGCCAGCTCCACAGCGAGGGCATCATCGCCCGGCGGCGGTTGCTGGAGTCCGAGGCCCGTCACCGCGAGCAACGCAACGCCGAGAAGCGGGATGAGCAGGCCCTGCACCTCGCCGGCATGACGGCCGAGGCCATCCGGGAGCTGGCCCGCAACCAGCGCCTCGATGCCACCCTGGAGGTCCGGGCCCCCCTCGACGGCGTGGTGTTGGAGCAACTGGCCACCGCCGGGCAGCGCCTCATGGCCGCCGATCCCCTGTACCGCATCGGCCATCTGTCGCCGCTGTGGGTGGAGATCCACGTCCCCCTGGAAGACCTGGGCGACGTGGCCCCCGGCAGCCGGGTGGAGCTGCCGGCCGAGGGCATCGATGCCCGGATCATCACCGTGGGACGCATGGTCCACGGCACCGATCAGGGGGTGCTGGTGCGGGCCGAGGTGACCCGTGGCAGCGAGCGGCTCCGTCCCGGCCAGTTCACCACGGCACGGCTGGCGCGTGAGGTCGGCGGCAACACCCTGCGGATACCCGCGGGCGCCGTGGTACGCCACGGCGGCGCCACCTACGTCTTCGCACGCCACGCCGGCGGCTTCCTGCCGGTGGCCGCCACCCTGGTGATGCAGGAGGGCGGTGATGCCTTGATCCGGGCCGCCCTGGAACCGGGGGCCGCCGTGGTGTCCCGCGGCACCGCGGCCCTCAAGGCGGCCTGGACCGGGGACGGCGAGTGATGCTGGCCCGCATCGTCCAGTTCGCCCTGACCCAGCGTCTCCTCATGATGCTGGCGGTGCTGGTGCTGGGGGGTGCCGGCTGGTACGGCTTCTCCCATACGCCCATAGACGCCTTCCCGGACGTCTCCACCACCCAGGTGAAGATCATCGTCAAGGCCCCGGGCATGACGCCCGAGGAGGTGGAGACGCGCATCACGGCTCCCATCGAGGTGGAGATCCTGGGGATCCCGCGCCAGGAGATGCTGCGCTCGGTGGCGAAGTATGCCCTCACCGACATCACCGTGGACTTCGCCGCGGGCACCGACATCTATTGGGCCCGCCAGCAGGTGGCCGAGCGTCTCAACGCCATCTGGGGGGATCTGCCGGCGGGGGTGAGCGGCGGTATGGCCCCCATGACCACCCCTCTGGGGGAGATGTTCATGTTCACCATCGAGGGCGGCCGACTCGACAACATGGAGCGCCGTGACCTGCTGGACTGGGTCATCCGCCCCGCCCTGCGCACGGTGCCCGGGGTGGCAGATGTCAACGCCCTGGGGGGACGCGTCCGCACCTTCGAGGTAGTCCCCGACAACGCCCGCATGGCGGCCCGGGGCATCGATCTGGAAGCCCTGCGCCAGGCCTTGGCCGCCAACAACGCCAATGATGGGGCGGGTCGCCTGGCGGATGGCGAGGAGGCCCTGCTGGTACGCACGGTGGGCAGCATCGAGACCCTGGCCGACGTGGCCGCCATCGTGGTGAAGGCCGATGCGACGGAACCGGTGCGGCTGGGGGACGTGGCCACCGTGGGCCTGGGCGCCCTCACCCGCTACGGCGCCGTGACCCAGGATGGCCAGGGCGAGACCGTGGAAGGGCTGGTGCTGGGGCTGCGGGGCGCCAACGCCCGCGAGGTGGTATCCGGCGTCAAGGCCAAGCTGGCCGAACTCGCACCCGCCCTGCCGGCGGGGGTCGAGACGCGGGTGTTCTACGACCGCGGCCGGCTGGTGGAACGCGCCGTGGGTACCGTATCCCGGGCCCTGGGGGAGGCCATCGTGCTGGTGCTCGTCCTGCTGGTGCTGTTCCTCGGCGACCTGCGGGCCGCCCTCACCGTGGCCCTCATCCTGCCCCTGGCGGCCCTGGCCACCTTCACTCTCATGTACGCCTTCGGCCTGTCGGCCAATCTCATGTCCCTGGGGGGCTTGACCATCGCCATCGGCATGCTGGTGGACGCCGCGGTGGTGGTGGTGGAAAACGTGGTCACCCACCTCGCCCGGCATCGCGACGCCCCCCGCCTGCCGCGCCTGCATGTCATCTACCGGGCGGTACGCGAGGTGGCCACGCCGGTCACCTCCGGGATCCTCATCATCGTCATCGTGTTCCTGCCGCTGCTTACCCTGCAGGGCCTGGAGGGCAAGCTGTTCGTACCCGTGGCCCTGACCATCGTGTTCGCCCTCACCGCGTCCCTGGTGCTCTCCCTGACGGTGATCCCGGTGCTGGCCTCCTACCTGCTGGGGCGGGTCAGGCACGACGAGCCGTGGCTGGTGCGCCGCATGCTGCGGGCCTATCTGCCGGTGCTGAGATGGGGCCTGGATCATGCCGGTGTGGTCCTGGCCCTGGCCCTGACGCTGCTGGTGGGCGCCGGTTTCGTCTACACCCAGGTGGGCAAGGCCTTCATGCCCACCATGGACGAGGGCGATCTCATCGTCCAACTGGAAAAACTCCCCTCCATCAACCTTAAGGAGTCCATCGACCTGGACCTGCGGGTGCAGCGGGCGCTGCTGGAGCGGGTGCCCGAGATCACCCGCATCGTCGCCCGCACCGGCTCCGACGAGTTGGGCCTCGACCCCATGGGCCTCAATGAGACGGACTCCTTTCTGGTGCTGAAACCCCGGGCCGAGTGGCGCATGGCCGACAAGGAGGGCCTCATGGCGGCCATCCGCGAAGTTCTCGCGGACTTCCCCGGCGTCAACTACGCCTTCACCCAGCCCATCCAGATGCGGGTGGACGAGATGCTCACCGGGGTGCGCGGCGATCTGGCCATCAAGGTATTCGGCGACCACCAGGGGCGCCTCAACCGCACCGCCGAGGCCATCGTGGCGGCGGTGAGCCGGGTGGAGGGCGCGGAAGATGTCTTTACCCCCCGCAACGAGGGCGCCCAATACCTGCGCCTCGAGGTGGATCCCCTGGCGGCCGGGCGCCTGGGCCTCGACGTGGCGACCCTGCAGGCCGCCCTGCGGGCCCAGGTGGAGGGCATGGACGTGGGGATCGTCTACGAGGGCGCGAAACGGGTGCCCCTGGTGATCCGCGGCCCGGCGAAGGTACGGGACTCCAGCGCCGTATTCGAAGGCCTTAACCTCACCCTGGAGGACGGCCGTACCGTGCCCCTGTCGGGCCTGGTCAGCTTCGAGCGCACCGAGGGGCCGGTGGCCATCCAGCGGGAGCGCGGCAACCGCATGGCGGTGGTGGTGGCCAATGTGGCCGGGCGTGACCTGGTGGGCTTCGTGGAGGAGGCGCGACGGCGGGTGGCGGCGGAGGTGGAACTGCCCACCGGTTACTACTACGAGTGGGGCGGTGAGTTCGAGAACCAGCAGCGGGCGGCGCGGCGCCTCTCCATCGTGGTACCGGTGGCGGTGGGGCTCATATTCCTGCTGCTGTTCTCCACCTTCCGCTCGGTGCGCCAGGCCATCCTGGTACTCACCAATGTGCCCTTCGCCATGATCGGCGGCATCGTCGGCCTGTGGCTTACGGGCGAGTACCTGTCCGTACCCGCCTCCGTGGGCTTCATCGCCCTGCTCGGCATCGCCGTGCTCAACGGCGTGGTGATGGTGACCTATTTCAATCAACTCCGCGCCCTGGGACGGCCGCTGGCGGAGGTGGTGGTGGAGGGCTCGCGCCGGCGCCTGCGGCCGGTGCTCATGACCGCCAGCATCGCGGCCTTCGGCCTCGTGCCCCTGCTGTTCGCCAGCGGGCCGGGATCGGAGATCCAGCGCCCCCTGGCGGTGGTGGTGATCGGCGGGCTCATCTCCTCCACGGCCCTGACCCTGATCCTGCTGCCTATCCTCTACCGCCGCTTCGGCGTCGCAACACCGGGGACTTGACATGAACGAGAATTGCCTGCTGAACCTGGTGGTGACGCCCGAGGCGGAGGACGCGGTTGCCGACTGGCTGCTGGACCGCGAGGAGGTATCGGGTTTCTCCAGCATGCCCATCGCCGGCCATGGCAGTTCGGAGCACGCCATGAGCCTGGCGGAGCAGGTGGCGGGACGCCGCCGCCAGGTCCTGTTCCAGATCCATCTCGGTCTCGACGACGCCCGCCGCCTCGTGACCACCCTGGGGGAGGATTTCCACGGCAGCGGCATGCATTTCTGGCTGACCCCGGTGCTGGACTCGGGCCACGTGGCATGAGGCGCATTTTCGGTTTAAGGTCGGATTTCCCATGGATCCCGGACGACCCCGCCCGTTGAAGCGCCCCCGCCACCGCATCGCCCTATCGCTGCTGCTGGTGGCCTGGTGGAGTGCGGTCGGCGCCGGCCCCGGGGGTCGGGAGTGGGCGGACGACGACCACTCCCACGACCGGGCGCGCCGCGCCGTGGAACGCGGCACGGCCCTGC
The Gammaproteobacteria bacterium DNA segment above includes these coding regions:
- a CDS encoding Ni/Fe hydrogenase subunit alpha gives rise to the protein MSFELESAPHPEQLRRVAIEPVSRVEGHGKVTLLLDDHNRVQQARLHIVEFRGFEKFIQGRPYWEVPVLVQRLCGICPVSHHLAAAKAMDQIVGATRLTPTAERLRRLMHYGQILQSHALHFFHLSSPDLLFGFDSEVARRNIVGVAAAHPDIARQGVLLRKFGQEVIRVTAGKRVHGTSAIPGGVNKTLTVAERDTLLKGVYDAIKWSREAVHMARRLFEQDPDTFNGFGRFDAHALGLVRADGAMDLYHGGLRARTMAGDTLFDHVDYNRYWDYIREQVKPWSYMKFPYLRSLGPDAGWYRVGPLARVALCDFIPSPFAERERKEFLAYDGGRAAGATLGYHWARMIEMLHAAEVIKDLLHDDAVLGTELRAQGERQARGVGVIEAPRGTLIHHYRVNEEDLVVRANLIVSTTHNNHAMNAAIRQVARTYFDGRELTEGLLNHIEVAIRAFDPCLSCATHALGRMPLEVTLVDAGGNTVGRALRHHGEAC
- a CDS encoding hydrogenase maturation protease, with translation MTAPRLVIGIGNPSRGDDALGPACIEGLEALAPPHTELLTDFQLQVEYLLDLAGRREVIFVDADAAGPAPFRFAPVAASGGPACTTHAVPPGDILAAYHRHYGTPPPASHVLAIRGYCFDLGAPLSGAAAANLEAALAFLAQRLAADPGTDTAAAPQGPR
- a CDS encoding TolC family protein, with the translated sequence MSPSPASPMAPWVIALVLLSNTGGAAAATLGEAVTAAYERHPERALVDARQGLAAALENRADQPFAADPAFNLRYDTDAVGAGDGFREWEGGINLPLWWPGQRAAQTQEADRTRDTAAALAAAQRLEVAGEVRQRLWAVALARGTHAEAGRALDSARGLERDVTRRVAAGELARQDLLLARQETAAREDALEQAANRLEQAEGRFQRYTGMDEIPAAHAEMVSQDRELADSHPRLVLAATALERTRAQRRRVAAERRAPADLWLGGVNSRDARGQGFDSSIAVEITVPFGMGAHNAPALAAAESEVTRAAAEARSLRRSLRGTAEAAALELERTRVALDRARQRQDLAAEFLDLRRRAFELGETDLVRLLQARADAVTAHGQLETRRLEAGQAAARLNQALGVIPR
- a CDS encoding efflux RND transporter periplasmic adaptor subunit yields the protein MRSPVAALFLALPLGVLAQAPELLELSPQQTQAFGIETVAVQPVEHALGQDYPAQVTVPNAQLRVVSTPLDGVVEALLVAEGETVARDQPLARIRSSELLDLQTAYLETRSRRLLAAETLERERQLHSEGIIARRRLLESEARHREQRNAEKRDEQALHLAGMTAEAIRELARNQRLDATLEVRAPLDGVVLEQLATAGQRLMAADPLYRIGHLSPLWVEIHVPLEDLGDVAPGSRVELPAEGIDARIITVGRMVHGTDQGVLVRAEVTRGSERLRPGQFTTARLAREVGGNTLRIPAGAVVRHGGATYVFARHAGGFLPVAATLVMQEGGDALIRAALEPGAAVVSRGTAALKAAWTGDGE
- a CDS encoding CusA/CzcA family heavy metal efflux RND transporter yields the protein MLARIVQFALTQRLLMMLAVLVLGGAGWYGFSHTPIDAFPDVSTTQVKIIVKAPGMTPEEVETRITAPIEVEILGIPRQEMLRSVAKYALTDITVDFAAGTDIYWARQQVAERLNAIWGDLPAGVSGGMAPMTTPLGEMFMFTIEGGRLDNMERRDLLDWVIRPALRTVPGVADVNALGGRVRTFEVVPDNARMAARGIDLEALRQALAANNANDGAGRLADGEEALLVRTVGSIETLADVAAIVVKADATEPVRLGDVATVGLGALTRYGAVTQDGQGETVEGLVLGLRGANAREVVSGVKAKLAELAPALPAGVETRVFYDRGRLVERAVGTVSRALGEAIVLVLVLLVLFLGDLRAALTVALILPLAALATFTLMYAFGLSANLMSLGGLTIAIGMLVDAAVVVVENVVTHLARHRDAPRLPRLHVIYRAVREVATPVTSGILIIVIVFLPLLTLQGLEGKLFVPVALTIVFALTASLVLSLTVIPVLASYLLGRVRHDEPWLVRRMLRAYLPVLRWGLDHAGVVLALALTLLVGAGFVYTQVGKAFMPTMDEGDLIVQLEKLPSINLKESIDLDLRVQRALLERVPEITRIVARTGSDELGLDPMGLNETDSFLVLKPRAEWRMADKEGLMAAIREVLADFPGVNYAFTQPIQMRVDEMLTGVRGDLAIKVFGDHQGRLNRTAEAIVAAVSRVEGAEDVFTPRNEGAQYLRLEVDPLAAGRLGLDVATLQAALRAQVEGMDVGIVYEGAKRVPLVIRGPAKVRDSSAVFEGLNLTLEDGRTVPLSGLVSFERTEGPVAIQRERGNRMAVVVANVAGRDLVGFVEEARRRVAAEVELPTGYYYEWGGEFENQQRAARRLSIVVPVAVGLIFLLLFSTFRSVRQAILVLTNVPFAMIGGIVGLWLTGEYLSVPASVGFIALLGIAVLNGVVMVTYFNQLRALGRPLAEVVVEGSRRRLRPVLMTASIAAFGLVPLLFASGPGSEIQRPLAVVVIGGLISSTALTLILLPILYRRFGVATPGT
- a CDS encoding DUF3240 family protein translates to MNENCLLNLVVTPEAEDAVADWLLDREEVSGFSSMPIAGHGSSEHAMSLAEQVAGRRRQVLFQIHLGLDDARRLVTTLGEDFHGSGMHFWLTPVLDSGHVA